A genome region from Tolypothrix sp. PCC 7712 includes the following:
- the aroB gene encoding 3-dehydroquinate synthase translates to MTSVINVNLPEQSYEIAIAPGSLDQLGEKMTSLQLGKKVLVVSNPTIFKHYGDRAINSLKTAGFEVSSCILPAGERFKNLNSIQKIYDAALENRLERSATIVALGGGVIGDMAGFAAATWLRGISVVQVPTTLLAMVDSAIGGKTGVNHPQGKNLIGAFHQPRLVLIDPEVLKTLPVREFRAGMAEVIKYGVIWDADLFSQMEASKHLNQLRYIKPELIEIILIRSCQAKADVVSKDEKEAGLRAILNYGHTIGHAVESLTGYRLVNHGEAVGIGMVAAGQIAVELGMWQKEETERQNALIQKAGLPTQLPSGVDIAAIIDALQLDKKVKAGKVRFVLPTQIGVVTVTDEVPADTIRQVLQAM, encoded by the coding sequence ATGACTTCTGTAATTAATGTGAATTTACCAGAGCAATCTTATGAGATTGCGATCGCACCTGGTAGTTTAGATCAACTGGGTGAGAAAATGACTAGTTTGCAGCTAGGGAAAAAGGTACTAGTCGTTTCTAATCCCACTATTTTTAAGCATTATGGTGATAGAGCTATCAATTCTTTAAAAACGGCAGGATTTGAAGTTTCTAGCTGTATCTTACCAGCCGGGGAACGCTTCAAAAACCTGAATTCTATTCAAAAAATCTACGATGCAGCTTTAGAAAACCGCCTCGAACGTTCCGCTACAATTGTGGCGTTGGGTGGTGGTGTGATTGGTGATATGGCTGGTTTTGCTGCCGCTACTTGGTTGCGTGGGATTAGTGTCGTGCAAGTGCCTACCACATTGTTAGCAATGGTAGATTCGGCAATTGGGGGCAAAACAGGCGTAAATCATCCCCAAGGTAAAAACTTGATAGGGGCTTTTCATCAGCCGCGCTTAGTATTAATTGACCCCGAAGTTTTGAAAACTCTCCCCGTGCGCGAGTTTCGGGCGGGAATGGCAGAAGTAATTAAGTATGGTGTGATTTGGGATGCGGATTTGTTTTCCCAAATGGAAGCAAGTAAACACCTGAACCAACTCCGCTACATTAAACCTGAACTGATAGAAATCATATTAATTAGGTCTTGTCAAGCTAAAGCCGATGTCGTCAGCAAAGATGAGAAAGAAGCTGGATTAAGGGCAATTCTCAATTATGGTCACACCATTGGTCATGCAGTAGAAAGCTTGACTGGTTATCGCCTAGTCAATCACGGCGAAGCTGTGGGTATTGGTATGGTAGCAGCTGGGCAAATTGCCGTGGAACTAGGAATGTGGCAAAAAGAAGAGACAGAACGTCAAAACGCCTTAATTCAAAAAGCAGGTTTACCGACTCAATTACCCTCTGGGGTAGATATTGCAGCCATTATTGACGCACTGCAACTAGATAAAAAAGTCAAAGCAGGTAAAGTCAGGTTTGTTTTACCAACACAGATAGGTGTAGTGACAGTTACCGATGAAGTACCAGCAGATACGATTCGCCAAGTTTTACAGGCGATGTAA
- a CDS encoding response regulator, which produces MSEPRVTILHVDDNEANRYVVTRILQNAGFAVVEAATGAAGLKAVANHQPDLVILDVKLPDISGFEVCRQIKANPELAFIPVLQLSASFIQSQDKAEGLDSGADGYLVQPVEPIELLATVRSLLRIRRAEEAALSSAREWQTTFDSINDGVCLVDREGRIRRCNRAMIQLVCKHKSEILGRLYHELLNAEWGMGDGTCFRRAQETHQRQVLEFQSQGRWFAKTIDPVFDRLGTLTGAVFILSDITERKQAEVLLQEQNERLNRLMVSLQQQTEQAQQANRIKDEFLAVLSHELRSPLNPILGWTKILQTSQQDVAKTQYALATIERNAKLQAQLIEDLLNVSRILQGKLSLNKVPVSLSLIIKAALETVRLAAEAKSIQIQTVFEPNLGQVLGDSGRLQQVVCNLLSNAIKFTSQGGRVEVRLERMKNEVDTHPLEYTQITVSDTGMGISSDFLPYVFDYFRQADGTTTRRFGGLGLGLAIVRHLVELHGGTVQAASKGVGQGATFTVKFPLLAAAQLNQNDTTFHNRSDFNLNGLQTLLVDDDRDSREFIAFLLEQYGAQVTQAQSAHDALSSLGQAKFDLLISDIGMPDMDGYTLIRQIRKQSPDQSREIPAIALTAYAGDVDQQLALSAGFQEHISKPIEPEILIQAILTIVRV; this is translated from the coding sequence ATGTCTGAGCCACGGGTGACGATCCTGCATGTTGACGATAACGAAGCCAATCGTTACGTTGTGACTCGAATTTTGCAAAACGCAGGCTTTGCTGTCGTGGAAGCAGCAACCGGAGCGGCAGGATTAAAGGCAGTTGCCAATCATCAGCCAGATTTGGTGATTTTGGATGTCAAATTACCTGATATCAGCGGCTTTGAGGTCTGTCGCCAAATTAAGGCCAACCCCGAATTGGCTTTTATCCCTGTGCTACAACTTTCTGCAAGTTTTATCCAAAGCCAGGATAAAGCAGAAGGTTTAGACAGTGGTGCTGATGGCTATCTAGTGCAACCCGTTGAACCTATTGAACTGCTGGCTACAGTGCGATCGCTGCTGCGAATTCGCCGCGCAGAGGAAGCTGCTTTGTCCTCAGCCCGAGAGTGGCAAACCACCTTTGACTCAATCAACGACGGCGTATGTCTGGTAGATAGAGAAGGTAGAATTCGCCGTTGTAATCGAGCGATGATACAGCTTGTTTGCAAGCATAAGAGCGAAATTTTGGGTCGTCTTTACCATGAGTTGTTAAACGCAGAATGGGGAATGGGTGACGGCACCTGTTTTCGCCGTGCTCAAGAAACTCACCAACGGCAAGTTCTAGAATTTCAGTCCCAAGGACGGTGGTTTGCCAAAACTATCGACCCGGTATTTGATCGCCTGGGGACACTCACAGGTGCGGTTTTCATCCTGTCCGATATCACCGAGCGCAAACAAGCAGAAGTCTTGCTGCAAGAGCAGAACGAGCGCCTCAATCGGCTGATGGTTTCTTTACAACAACAAACTGAACAAGCACAACAAGCCAACCGGATTAAAGATGAATTTCTGGCTGTGCTGTCTCATGAATTGCGATCGCCCCTGAATCCGATTTTGGGATGGACAAAAATTTTGCAAACGAGCCAACAGGACGTAGCCAAAACTCAGTATGCACTTGCAACTATCGAGCGCAACGCTAAACTACAAGCGCAACTGATTGAAGATTTGCTGAATGTGTCGCGCATTCTTCAAGGCAAGTTGAGTTTAAATAAAGTTCCAGTTAGCCTCAGCTTGATCATCAAAGCAGCCTTGGAAACCGTGCGGCTCGCTGCTGAAGCTAAATCCATTCAGATTCAAACAGTATTTGAACCAAACCTTGGGCAAGTATTGGGTGATTCTGGTCGTCTGCAACAGGTTGTTTGCAATCTACTTTCCAACGCGATTAAATTTACCTCACAGGGTGGTCGAGTCGAGGTGCGGTTAGAAAGGATGAAGAATGAAGTAGATACTCATCCTTTGGAATATACTCAAATCACTGTCAGCGACACTGGTATGGGGATCTCTAGTGACTTTCTGCCCTATGTCTTTGACTACTTCCGCCAAGCTGATGGGACAACGACCCGCAGATTTGGTGGATTAGGGTTAGGGTTAGCGATCGTGCGTCATTTGGTTGAACTGCATGGAGGAACCGTTCAAGCAGCAAGCAAGGGAGTTGGACAAGGAGCAACCTTTACAGTCAAGTTTCCACTGCTCGCTGCCGCACAACTGAATCAAAATGATACTACCTTTCATAATCGCTCAGACTTCAATCTCAATGGGTTGCAAACGCTGCTTGTAGATGATGACAGAGATTCGCGGGAGTTCATTGCCTTCCTGCTAGAACAGTACGGGGCGCAAGTGACGCAAGCCCAATCAGCACATGATGCTCTGAGCAGTTTGGGGCAAGCAAAATTTGATTTGCTGATCAGTGATATTGGGATGCCCGATATGGATGGCTATACACTAATTCGTCAAATTAGAAAGCAGTCACCTGACCAGAGTAGAGAAATTCCAGCGATCGCCCTCACTGCTTATGCAGGAGATGTCGATCAACAACTCGCACTATCCGCCGGATTTCAAGAGCATATTTCCAAACCAATTGAGCCAGAGATACTAATACAGGCGATTTTAACTATAGTCCGGGTATGA
- a CDS encoding two-component system response regulator, which produces MLIDDDPAYRYLVKQLLVNTQLSILEAMNGQEGLNLAQREQPSAIVLDLEMPELSGFDVLKELKSNTVTQSIPAIIYSSAQLDAEAHSQLAKKSIAILSKDIGSQGTAIAQLQDALVKAGLVLDACGQSYV; this is translated from the coding sequence TTGTTAATTGATGATGACCCCGCCTATCGGTATTTAGTGAAACAGTTGTTGGTAAATACACAGTTAAGTATTTTAGAAGCCATGAATGGACAGGAAGGATTAAATTTAGCACAACGCGAGCAACCAAGTGCCATCGTGCTTGATTTGGAAATGCCAGAGTTGAGCGGGTTTGATGTCCTCAAGGAGCTGAAGAGCAATACTGTCACTCAGTCGATTCCGGCGATTATCTACTCATCAGCACAGCTGGATGCAGAAGCGCACAGTCAATTAGCAAAAAAAAGCATCGCCATTCTTTCTAAAGACATCGGTTCTCAAGGAACAGCGATTGCCCAACTCCAAGATGCGCTCGTAAAAGCTGGACTGGTTCTAGATGCTTGCGGGCAAAGTTATGTCTGA
- a CDS encoding ATP-binding protein translates to MTIVFSLEIHYEQDIVQARQRTREIAAQLGFDTQDQARLATAVSEIARNAFQYAGGGTVEFSVAGEPQELIIRIQDRGEGIPHLAEVLAGRFTSDTGMGLGIMGSRRLMDFFEMESQPGQGTTVVMSKGLSKRTPTFTDLQLQQIRDTVMERSPQNPYEEIQRQNQELLQAMAELRKREEELTQLNRELEDTNRGVLALYAELDEKADSLQKANELKTRFLSNMSHEFRTPLNSILSLSRMLLARMDGDLTAEQEKQVTFIQKAASGLSELVNDLLDLAKVEAGKIEVRPSSFEVSDLFATLRGMLRPLLVQGSSVALNIEEPEGIGQMYSDEGKVAQILRNFVSNALKFTEQGEVRVSAMQRGHAVIFSVSDTGIGIAIADQERIFEDFVQIESSLQKQVKGTGLGLPLSRKLTELLGGSISVESKLGQGSTFTASIPIVYPYATEFPTLLPPIASLESTRLPILAVEDHPETLFIYENHLQHSIYQLIATRTLTQARQVLQKVRPAAIMLDIMLEGQNGWTFLRELKGDETTRSIPVIVITIIDNEKQALALGADGFLIKPVDRLPLLKKLNTHRSRNRF, encoded by the coding sequence TTGACAATAGTTTTCAGCCTTGAAATCCACTACGAACAGGATATTGTGCAAGCTCGGCAGCGAACTCGTGAGATTGCAGCGCAACTGGGTTTTGATACTCAAGATCAGGCACGATTGGCAACGGCAGTTTCAGAAATTGCCCGCAATGCCTTTCAGTACGCCGGAGGCGGAACAGTTGAATTTTCTGTGGCAGGAGAGCCTCAAGAGTTGATCATTCGGATTCAGGATCGAGGTGAAGGCATTCCTCATCTGGCTGAGGTTTTGGCAGGACGCTTCACCTCAGACACAGGAATGGGCTTAGGCATCATGGGCAGCCGCAGACTGATGGATTTCTTTGAGATGGAATCGCAGCCAGGACAGGGAACAACGGTGGTGATGAGTAAAGGGTTGTCGAAGCGCACACCTACTTTCACCGATTTGCAATTGCAGCAGATTCGAGACACTGTGATGGAGCGATCGCCTCAAAATCCCTATGAAGAAATCCAGCGCCAAAACCAGGAATTACTGCAAGCAATGGCAGAGCTACGCAAGCGCGAAGAAGAACTAACCCAACTTAACCGGGAACTGGAAGATACCAATCGCGGTGTGCTTGCTCTCTACGCAGAATTGGATGAGAAGGCAGACTCTCTGCAAAAGGCCAACGAGTTAAAAACCCGCTTTCTCTCGAATATGAGCCATGAGTTTCGCACACCGCTCAACTCTATTTTGTCCCTATCTCGGATGCTGCTGGCACGGATGGATGGTGATTTGACCGCCGAGCAAGAAAAGCAGGTGACATTCATCCAAAAGGCGGCGAGTGGATTATCAGAACTGGTCAACGACTTGCTGGATTTGGCAAAGGTGGAAGCTGGAAAAATTGAAGTGCGTCCCAGTTCCTTTGAAGTCAGTGACTTGTTTGCTACGCTGCGAGGAATGCTGCGCCCATTATTGGTTCAAGGCTCCTCCGTGGCGTTGAATATCGAGGAACCTGAAGGCATTGGGCAAATGTATAGCGATGAGGGGAAGGTCGCGCAAATTCTGAGAAACTTTGTCTCGAATGCGCTGAAATTTACTGAGCAGGGAGAAGTGCGTGTCAGCGCTATGCAAAGGGGTCATGCTGTGATCTTCTCCGTGTCTGATACAGGCATCGGTATTGCGATCGCCGATCAAGAGCGCATTTTTGAGGATTTTGTCCAAATTGAGTCTTCTCTACAAAAGCAGGTGAAGGGAACCGGGTTAGGGTTGCCGTTATCACGTAAGCTAACGGAGCTACTCGGCGGCAGCATTTCAGTTGAAAGTAAGCTGGGCCAAGGCTCTACCTTTACGGCATCGATTCCGATTGTCTACCCATACGCGACCGAATTTCCCACCCTACTGCCACCGATCGCATCACTTGAGTCAACTCGCCTGCCCATTCTGGCAGTTGAAGATCATCCAGAAACGTTATTTATTTACGAAAACCACCTTCAGCATTCAATCTATCAATTAATTGCCACCCGTACCTTAACTCAGGCAAGGCAAGTATTACAAAAAGTTCGACCAGCGGCGATTATGCTAGATATTATGCTAGAAGGACAAAACGGCTGGACGTTTTTGCGAGAACTCAAAGGAGATGAAACAACTCGCAGCATCCCTGTAATCGTCATTACCATCATTGATAACGAAAAGCAGGCACTGGCGCTAGGAGCCGACGGTTTTTTAATTAAGCCAGTAGACAGATTGCCTCTATTAAAAAAACTTAATACTCATCGTTCGCGTAATCGATTCTGA
- a CDS encoding ATP-binding SpoIIE family protein phosphatase has protein sequence MLESVAISITESSQIGEARRVAIALATRLGFQDTERGKVGIVVTEIASNLIQHGQGGVLLLRLIEYNSAIGIEVLSLDKGRGMVDVDECLQDGFSTAGTLGNGLGAIRRLSGLCEIYSIPHQGTALLAHLWSNSIPHLPQKSLEIGAICLPKRGEEVSGDTWACQVNDYRSLLLVADGLGHGPAAATAAATAVRIFQEHHRAPGAIVEAAHAALRSTRGAALAIAEIDFEQQFVRFAGIGNIAASIFSLTKRHHLISNNGTVGHEIHKIQEFSYPWSANGLLIMHSDGLDTKWQLDRYPGLSHKHPSLIAGVLYRDFNRDRDDVTVLVAKGMGS, from the coding sequence ATGCTAGAATCTGTTGCCATTTCGATTACTGAATCTAGCCAGATCGGCGAAGCCCGACGAGTAGCGATCGCTTTAGCAACTCGGCTCGGCTTTCAAGATACGGAACGGGGCAAGGTTGGCATTGTGGTAACAGAGATTGCGAGTAATCTGATCCAGCACGGTCAGGGCGGAGTATTGTTGCTAAGATTGATCGAATACAATTCAGCCATCGGTATTGAAGTCTTATCGCTAGATAAAGGACGGGGAATGGTTGATGTGGATGAGTGTTTGCAAGATGGCTTTTCCACAGCCGGAACGTTAGGCAATGGACTGGGGGCAATTCGTCGCCTCTCTGGTTTATGTGAAATTTACTCGATTCCCCACCAAGGGACGGCGCTCCTCGCCCACCTCTGGTCAAATTCGATACCCCATTTGCCCCAAAAGTCCTTAGAAATTGGGGCAATCTGTTTGCCAAAACGAGGAGAAGAAGTTTCTGGGGATACCTGGGCGTGTCAAGTAAATGATTACCGCAGCTTGTTGCTAGTAGCCGATGGCTTAGGGCATGGGCCTGCGGCTGCCACTGCGGCTGCAACAGCCGTCAGAATTTTTCAAGAACATCATCGCGCTCCTGGTGCAATTGTTGAAGCTGCCCACGCTGCCTTGCGAAGTACAAGAGGAGCAGCACTCGCCATTGCTGAAATCGACTTTGAACAACAGTTTGTCCGCTTTGCCGGCATTGGCAACATCGCTGCTAGCATTTTCTCGTTGACTAAACGCCACCATCTGATATCTAACAACGGTACAGTGGGACATGAAATCCACAAAATTCAGGAGTTTAGCTACCCCTGGTCTGCCAACGGACTTTTAATTATGCATTCTGATGGATTAGATACTAAGTGGCAGCTTGATCGCTATCCAGGCTTGAGTCACAAACATCCCAGCCTGATTGCAGGTGTCTTATACCGAGACTTTAACCGAGACCGGGACGATGTGACAGTGTTAGTGGCTAAGGGAATGGGCAGTTAG
- a CDS encoding anti-sigma regulatory factor, producing MEKTETINIQSSSDVVVVRQAVRQLSVEIGLSLVDQTKFVTAASELARNTLEYGGGGTVKLETLQEGKRRGLRLTFEDQGPGIPNIDLALKDGFTTGSGLGMGLGGAKRLANEFEIHSVVGEGTRVTIVRWK from the coding sequence ATGGAGAAGACTGAAACGATCAACATTCAATCTTCTAGTGATGTAGTCGTAGTTCGACAAGCCGTGCGTCAGTTAAGCGTGGAAATTGGCTTGAGCTTAGTAGACCAAACTAAATTTGTGACCGCCGCCAGTGAGTTAGCCCGCAATACCCTAGAATATGGGGGAGGTGGCACAGTCAAACTAGAAACACTTCAGGAAGGGAAACGACGAGGACTGCGGCTGACCTTTGAAGATCAAGGGCCGGGAATTCCTAATATCGACCTGGCGCTCAAGGATGGGTTCACCACCGGTAGCGGGTTAGGTATGGGACTGGGCGGTGCCAAACGACTTGCTAACGAGTTTGAGATTCATTCTGTGGTGGGAGAAGGAACGCGCGTCACAATTGTACGATGGAAATAA
- a CDS encoding STAS domain-containing protein: protein MTIQVDMHDRLAMTLQDDLTNRIAETRAHGVLIDISALEIVDSFIGRILGNIARMSRVLDAQTVVVGMQPAVAITLVELGLSLTGIRTALNLEKGMALLRLLLNETTNQVAATKRSADDDGED, encoded by the coding sequence GTGACGATCCAAGTGGATATGCACGATCGCCTGGCCATGACGCTACAGGATGACTTGACCAACCGCATTGCTGAAACTCGCGCTCACGGTGTCTTGATCGATATTTCTGCATTAGAAATTGTTGATTCCTTCATTGGCAGGATTTTAGGCAACATAGCCAGAATGTCACGAGTGCTGGATGCCCAGACGGTTGTCGTCGGAATGCAGCCTGCCGTGGCAATTACTCTAGTGGAATTGGGGCTGTCACTGACGGGTATTCGCACTGCCCTAAACTTAGAAAAGGGAATGGCTCTGTTGCGATTGTTACTTAATGAAACCACAAATCAGGTCGCTGCCACCAAACGGAGTGCAGATGACGATGGAGAAGACTGA
- a CDS encoding STAS domain-containing protein, with product MSESKIPEILETFEAELLSEWTQELATVNIRRGLIKEAELKEECREFLSLFRIAVGQGELTNIQAAQWQDVREILTSISRSRSQKGFTPSQTATFVFSFKQPLFNRMRQQLKDPIDLGEEIWLATNLLDQLGLLTMEVYQKTREEVILRQQEELMELSTPVVKLWEGILALPIIGTLDSARTQMMMESLLQKIVETGSEVAIIDITGVPTVDTLTAQHLLKTVTAARLMGADCMISGIRPQIAQTIVYLGIDLTDVITKATLADAFLMALKRLGVTITRSQPQ from the coding sequence ATGAGCGAAAGTAAGATCCCAGAAATCCTGGAAACCTTCGAGGCAGAACTGTTATCGGAGTGGACTCAGGAGTTAGCTACTGTCAATATTCGCAGAGGCTTGATTAAAGAAGCTGAACTCAAAGAGGAGTGCCGAGAATTCCTGAGCTTGTTTCGGATTGCTGTTGGGCAGGGCGAGTTGACCAATATTCAAGCAGCACAATGGCAGGATGTGCGGGAGATACTGACCAGCATTTCTCGATCGCGATCGCAAAAAGGCTTTACACCGTCGCAAACAGCTACATTCGTCTTTTCGTTCAAGCAACCCCTCTTCAACCGGATGCGTCAGCAACTGAAAGATCCCATTGACTTAGGTGAAGAAATCTGGCTAGCGACAAACTTACTGGATCAGCTGGGATTGCTGACAATGGAAGTATATCAGAAGACGCGGGAAGAAGTGATTTTGCGGCAGCAGGAAGAGTTGATGGAGTTGTCTACCCCAGTGGTTAAACTCTGGGAGGGAATTTTGGCATTACCCATTATTGGCACCCTGGATAGTGCCCGCACTCAAATGATGATGGAGTCTTTATTGCAGAAGATTGTCGAAACTGGATCAGAAGTTGCCATCATCGACATTACCGGAGTTCCCACCGTCGATACCCTTACTGCTCAACATCTGCTCAAAACCGTTACTGCTGCCCGTCTCATGGGAGCCGATTGTATGATCAGCGGTATTCGTCCTCAAATTGCTCAAACAATCGTTTATCTCGGTATTGATTTGACTGATGTCATCACGAAAGCAACCTTAGCCGATGCCTTTCTCATGGCGCTAAAACGTTTGGGAGTAACCATCACCCGCTCTCAACCCCAATAG
- a CDS encoding phosphatidylglycerol lysyltransferase domain-containing protein, with translation MTSKLKTKIGLRIAAFLTALVGLVNLVSAVTPTLPERSHWLKQLLPFEIRASGHIFAALTGFALLALATNLLRRKRIAWLLTIGLLVISIISHLVKGWDYEESILSGILLVQLISMRHIFTAQSDRPSIARGVRVLLGALLFTLAYGTIGFYLLDGKFSVNFDWQDAIFQTLAMFFTEDNAGLQPKTRFGNFFADSIYVIAACTFIYALVMLLQPVFLRDSATLNERRKAKEIVEKHGHSSLAAYTLLNDKSYYFSPSGRSIIAYVPKGRGAIALGDPIGPIDERQEVIAAFGEFCQRNDWYPAFYQTLPNDLDIYISLGFRVLKIGEEAIVDLETFTLQGKTGQKFRSAINKLTKLGYEVKFYQPPIADELLRQLKPVSDEWLKMVQGSEKKFSLGWFDEAYLRDCVIAVVYEPQGKITAFANIVPEYQHNEVTLDMMRHRPTMENGTMDFLFSSMLQYFKEKNYDSFNFALSALAGVGETSQSRRLEKVLGYLYEHLNRFYNFKGLHAYKEKFRPRWEPRYLVYPSLRSLPDVVVALIRADSGDRLLDYFKPGA, from the coding sequence ATGACTTCTAAATTAAAAACCAAAATCGGACTGAGGATTGCAGCTTTTCTCACAGCTTTAGTCGGATTAGTCAATTTGGTTTCTGCAGTTACGCCAACATTACCTGAACGCAGTCATTGGTTAAAGCAATTATTACCCTTTGAAATTCGTGCTAGTGGACATATATTTGCGGCTTTAACTGGGTTTGCATTATTAGCTTTGGCAACAAATTTATTGCGGCGAAAACGTATCGCCTGGTTACTGACAATTGGTTTATTAGTAATTTCTATTATTAGTCATTTAGTCAAGGGTTGGGACTACGAAGAAAGTATACTTTCTGGTATATTGTTGGTGCAATTAATCTCCATGCGCCATATATTTACGGCTCAATCAGACCGTCCTTCAATTGCACGGGGAGTTAGGGTATTATTAGGCGCTTTACTATTTACTTTGGCATACGGCACAATTGGATTTTACTTGCTAGATGGCAAATTTTCGGTGAATTTTGATTGGCAAGATGCGATATTTCAAACTCTCGCCATGTTCTTCACAGAAGATAATGCGGGATTGCAACCCAAAACCCGATTTGGTAATTTTTTTGCTGATTCAATTTATGTAATAGCAGCTTGTACGTTTATCTATGCATTGGTAATGCTATTACAACCAGTTTTTCTGCGTGATTCCGCAACCCTAAATGAACGCCGCAAAGCTAAAGAAATTGTCGAAAAACATGGTCATTCTTCTTTAGCAGCTTATACATTATTAAATGATAAAAGTTATTATTTTAGCCCTTCAGGTCGCAGTATCATCGCCTATGTTCCCAAAGGTAGGGGTGCGATCGCATTGGGAGATCCCATTGGCCCCATAGATGAACGTCAAGAGGTAATAGCCGCTTTTGGGGAGTTTTGTCAGCGTAATGATTGGTATCCCGCGTTTTACCAAACTTTACCCAATGATTTGGATATTTACATTTCTCTCGGTTTTCGGGTACTCAAGATTGGTGAAGAAGCGATAGTAGATCTGGAGACTTTTACTTTACAAGGAAAAACTGGTCAAAAATTTCGCTCTGCAATTAATAAATTGACAAAACTAGGTTATGAAGTCAAGTTTTACCAACCACCAATTGCTGATGAATTATTACGTCAGCTAAAACCTGTAAGTGATGAATGGTTAAAGATGGTACAAGGTTCAGAAAAAAAGTTTTCTCTGGGTTGGTTTGATGAAGCCTATTTGCGAGATTGTGTAATTGCTGTAGTTTACGAACCCCAAGGAAAAATTACTGCCTTCGCGAATATTGTGCCAGAGTATCAACATAATGAAGTTACTTTGGATATGATGCGCCATCGTCCAACAATGGAAAATGGCACAATGGACTTTTTATTTAGTTCCATGCTCCAGTATTTTAAAGAGAAAAATTACGATAGTTTTAATTTTGCACTTTCTGCTTTAGCTGGTGTAGGTGAAACTTCACAATCACGCCGCTTAGAAAAAGTATTAGGCTATCTCTACGAACATTTAAATCGCTTCTACAACTTCAAAGGTTTACACGCCTACAAAGAAAAGTTTCGTCCCCGTTGGGAACCACGTTATTTGGTTTATCCCAGTTTGAGAAGTTTACCCGATGTAGTGGTGGCATTAATTCGTGCCGATTCAGGCGATCGCCTTCTCGATTATTTCAAACCAGGGGCTTAA
- a CDS encoding alpha/beta hydrolase has product MKISRVVISLASAIAFLTVAGYGYVFILGAPQLDAPKAQANTGLEFQLKSFKSQAMGQVRNYGLILPPDYRQNSQKRYPVIFLLHGGHDNERAFADKYALLDVLHELYQSKKLAPSIVITPDGNDNRGSSPLYDPDYFDGPNGKISTLIGSELVKLVKSNYRTLDNPQFWAMGGVSSGGWGAFNIGLRYLNNFNVLFSHCGYFTDNSGPQNSPEQIVQKLAIPDQKRLRVYLDSGRSDVEFLASTQAFHKTLDKLGVANVFYAFPGGHGVSGEDFGWNYFHKHLKDSLSYVGKQFDHAKVKNAK; this is encoded by the coding sequence ATGAAAATCTCTCGCGTTGTGATTAGTTTAGCAAGTGCGATCGCCTTTTTAACCGTGGCTGGTTACGGCTACGTGTTTATTTTAGGTGCGCCGCAATTAGATGCACCTAAAGCACAAGCAAATACAGGGTTGGAATTTCAGCTCAAAAGCTTTAAATCTCAAGCAATGGGACAAGTCCGCAACTATGGGCTAATTTTACCGCCTGACTATCGCCAAAATTCCCAAAAGCGCTATCCTGTCATCTTTTTATTACATGGCGGACATGATAACGAACGTGCTTTTGCAGATAAATATGCGCTGTTAGACGTACTACATGAACTTTATCAAAGTAAAAAATTAGCCCCATCAATTGTAATTACACCTGATGGTAATGACAATCGTGGTTCTAGTCCTTTATACGATCCAGATTATTTTGATGGCCCTAATGGCAAAATTAGTACTTTAATTGGTTCGGAATTAGTCAAACTTGTCAAGTCAAATTATCGTACCTTAGATAACCCACAATTTTGGGCAATGGGAGGTGTATCTTCTGGAGGATGGGGAGCATTTAACATCGGGTTACGCTATCTAAATAACTTCAATGTTCTATTTAGCCATTGTGGTTACTTTACAGATAATAGCGGCCCTCAAAATAGCCCCGAACAAATTGTGCAAAAATTAGCTATTCCTGATCAAAAGCGATTGCGGGTGTATCTTGATTCTGGACGTAGCGATGTGGAATTCTTAGCTTCCACTCAAGCTTTTCACAAGACTTTAGATAAATTAGGTGTTGCTAATGTATTCTATGCCTTTCCAGGCGGACATGGTGTATCTGGTGAAGATTTTGGCTGGAACTATTTTCACAAGCACCTAAAAGATTCACTTTCGTATGTAGGAAAACAGTTTGATCATGCAAAAGTTAAAAATGCTAAATAA